One window of Flavobacteriales bacterium genomic DNA carries:
- a CDS encoding DNA translocase FtsK 4TM domain-containing protein produces the protein MREQEPAEDERPARKAKSKKSKGASGPSSESRFAKLRAFLSDERVHKVSGLFLILASFYLLVAFTSYLFTWRIDQDLMSRSWGEIFSPEVRVENWLGKIGALLSHQFIFRWFGVAAFIFVLWTFLAGVRITLNTWLLPAGKALRWSVMGLFWLPTLLGFFFPKGGWQIMGGGIGYAINHHLSGWLGSFGAGAAILFAAAAFVVFTFNPSLHWVMALFERKPKADVEASEAESVDGWSEVRGNRVKEADLDDADVTVVEPMVAEATAEADLELEMEPATEDEVIEEPEETELDPTSVGGNTDLSGINDEENGFSVEATVKEEALSEAEIETKLKEFGEYDPTLDLSSYVPPTLDLLAEHSTGELTVTKEELEENKNKIVTTLNNYNIGIEKIKATIGPTVTLYEIVPQAGVRISKIKNLEDDIALSLAALGIRIIAPIPGKGTIGIEVPNSNPQIVSMRAVVASEKFQNSKYDLPIVLGKTISNETFVTDLAKMPHLLMAGATGQGKSVGLNAILVSLLYKKHPSQIKFVLVDPKKVELTLFNKIERHFLAKLPGEGEAIITDTKKVVATLNSLCIEMDERYELLKDAEVRNIKEYNAKFVSRRLNPENGHRFLPYIVLVVDEFADLIMTAGREVETPIARLAQLARAIGIHLIIATQRPSVNIITGTIKANFPARIAFRVTSKIDSRTILDTGGADQLIGRGDMLLSTGNDLIRIQCAFVDTPEVEDITAFIGNQRGYPDALILPEVPTDDNEGGGVDDGERDSMFEDAARVVVQTQQGSTSLIQRKLKLGYNRAGRIVDQLEAAGILGGFEGSKARKVLVPTEAALDEMLHPAGTAAGAGSSGY, from the coding sequence CGATGAGCGCGTACACAAGGTCAGCGGGCTTTTTCTCATCCTCGCCTCTTTCTATCTGCTCGTGGCCTTCACCAGTTACCTGTTCACGTGGCGGATCGACCAGGACCTGATGAGCCGGAGCTGGGGTGAGATCTTCAGCCCGGAGGTGCGCGTGGAGAACTGGCTCGGAAAGATCGGTGCGCTGCTCAGTCACCAGTTCATCTTCCGCTGGTTCGGCGTGGCGGCGTTCATTTTCGTGCTTTGGACCTTCTTGGCAGGCGTGCGTATCACGCTGAACACGTGGCTCTTGCCTGCGGGAAAGGCGCTGCGCTGGAGCGTGATGGGGCTCTTCTGGCTGCCTACGTTGCTGGGCTTTTTCTTCCCTAAGGGCGGCTGGCAGATCATGGGCGGCGGCATCGGCTATGCCATCAACCACCACCTTTCCGGCTGGTTAGGCTCCTTCGGCGCGGGTGCGGCCATTCTCTTCGCGGCCGCAGCCTTCGTGGTATTCACCTTCAATCCGTCCTTGCACTGGGTGATGGCCCTGTTCGAGCGCAAACCGAAGGCAGACGTGGAAGCATCGGAAGCCGAAAGCGTGGACGGTTGGTCCGAGGTGCGTGGGAACCGGGTGAAGGAGGCGGACTTGGACGATGCCGACGTGACCGTGGTGGAACCCATGGTCGCCGAAGCCACTGCTGAAGCTGACCTGGAGTTGGAGATGGAACCTGCCACTGAAGATGAGGTGATCGAGGAGCCTGAAGAAACGGAGCTGGACCCGACATCCGTGGGCGGGAACACCGACCTGAGCGGCATCAACGACGAGGAGAACGGCTTCAGTGTGGAAGCGACGGTGAAGGAGGAAGCCCTGAGTGAGGCGGAGATCGAGACCAAGCTGAAGGAATTCGGGGAATATGACCCCACGCTGGACCTCAGCAGCTACGTCCCTCCTACCCTGGACCTGCTGGCCGAGCACAGCACCGGCGAGCTCACCGTGACCAAGGAGGAGCTGGAGGAGAACAAGAACAAGATCGTCACCACGCTGAACAACTACAACATCGGCATCGAAAAGATCAAGGCCACCATCGGGCCTACGGTGACGTTGTACGAGATCGTGCCGCAGGCCGGGGTGCGCATCAGCAAGATCAAGAACCTGGAGGACGACATCGCCTTGAGCTTGGCGGCATTGGGCATCCGCATTATCGCGCCGATCCCCGGCAAGGGCACCATCGGCATCGAAGTGCCCAACAGCAATCCGCAGATCGTGAGCATGCGCGCCGTGGTGGCCAGCGAGAAGTTCCAGAACAGCAAATATGATCTGCCCATCGTATTGGGCAAGACCATCAGCAACGAGACCTTCGTGACGGATCTTGCGAAGATGCCCCACCTGCTGATGGCCGGTGCCACGGGCCAGGGGAAATCGGTGGGCCTGAACGCGATCCTCGTCTCGCTCCTTTACAAGAAGCACCCGAGCCAGATCAAGTTCGTGCTGGTGGATCCGAAGAAGGTGGAGCTCACCCTCTTCAACAAGATCGAGCGGCACTTCTTGGCCAAGCTGCCGGGCGAGGGCGAAGCGATCATCACCGACACGAAGAAGGTGGTGGCCACGCTGAACAGCCTTTGCATTGAAATGGACGAGCGCTACGAGCTGCTCAAGGATGCCGAGGTGCGCAACATCAAGGAGTACAACGCCAAGTTCGTCAGCCGGCGCCTGAACCCGGAGAACGGCCACCGCTTCCTCCCTTACATCGTGCTTGTGGTTGACGAGTTCGCGGACCTGATCATGACGGCGGGCCGCGAGGTGGAAACGCCCATCGCCCGCTTGGCGCAGCTGGCACGGGCCATCGGCATCCACCTCATCATCGCTACGCAGCGCCCCAGCGTGAACATCATCACCGGCACCATCAAGGCCAACTTCCCGGCCCGCATCGCCTTCCGCGTCACCAGCAAGATCGACAGCCGCACTATCTTGGATACCGGCGGCGCCGACCAGCTGATCGGTCGTGGCGATATGCTGCTGAGCACCGGCAACGACCTGATCCGCATCCAATGTGCTTTCGTTGACACGCCGGAGGTGGAGGACATCACCGCCTTCATCGGCAACCAGCGCGGCTACCCCGATGCCCTGATCCTGCCCGAGGTGCCCACCGACGACAATGAAGGCGGCGGTGTGGATGACGGCGAGCGCGACAGCATGTTCGAGGACGCCGCCCGCGTGGTGGTACAAACGCAGCAAGGCAGCACCAGCCTGATCCAACGCAAGCTGAAGCTGGGCTACAACCGCGCAGGCCGCATCGTGGACCAGTTGGAGGCCGCGGGCATCCTCGGCGGTTTCGAAGGCTCCAAGGCCAGGAAGGTGCTGGTGCCTACCGAGGCGGCGCTGGACGAGATGCTGCACCCGGCGGGTACGGCGGCGGGGGCGGGCTCTTCAGGGTATTGA